A region from the Lysobacter antibioticus genome encodes:
- the dnaJ gene encoding molecular chaperone DnaJ yields MSKRDYYEVLGVARNAGDDDLKKAYRRCAMKHHPDRNPGDAAAEAAFKECKEAYEVLADANKRRAYDQHGHAAFEHGMGGGGGGPGYADMGDIFGDIFGNIFGGGGGGGGARAPRRGADIGYVMELSLEEAVGGIEKQIEIPTLDACDTCEGSGSADGKVESCTTCGGRGQVRFQRGIFSMQQTCPHCNGRGQSIANPCADCHGQGRVERTKTLSVKIPAGVDNGDRIRLTGEGEAGPTGSPPGDLYVEVRVREHEIFQRDGDDLHCEVPIRISQAALGDTIRVPTLGGEVELRIPGETQSGKLFRLRDKGVKSVRSRKPGDLYCRAVVETPVNLTPEQRELLEKFEATFVGEGARKHSPRSSTFLDGVKGFWDRMTS; encoded by the coding sequence ATGAGCAAACGCGACTATTACGAAGTGCTGGGCGTTGCGCGCAACGCCGGCGACGACGACCTCAAGAAGGCCTATCGCCGCTGCGCGATGAAACACCATCCGGACCGTAACCCGGGCGACGCGGCCGCCGAGGCTGCGTTCAAGGAATGCAAGGAGGCCTACGAGGTCCTGGCCGACGCCAACAAGCGCCGCGCCTACGACCAGCACGGCCACGCCGCGTTCGAGCACGGCATGGGCGGCGGTGGCGGCGGCCCCGGCTACGCCGACATGGGCGATATCTTCGGCGACATCTTCGGCAACATCTTCGGTGGCGGCGGAGGAGGCGGCGGTGCGCGCGCGCCGCGTCGCGGCGCCGACATCGGCTACGTGATGGAGCTGTCGCTGGAAGAGGCGGTCGGCGGCATCGAGAAGCAGATCGAAATACCGACCCTGGACGCCTGCGACACCTGCGAAGGCAGCGGTTCGGCCGACGGCAAGGTCGAGAGCTGCACGACCTGCGGCGGCCGCGGCCAGGTGCGTTTCCAGCGCGGCATTTTCTCGATGCAGCAGACCTGCCCGCATTGCAACGGCCGCGGCCAGAGCATCGCCAATCCCTGCGCCGACTGCCACGGCCAGGGCCGGGTCGAACGCACCAAGACTTTGTCGGTGAAGATCCCGGCCGGCGTCGACAACGGCGATCGCATCCGCCTGACCGGCGAAGGCGAGGCCGGCCCGACCGGTTCGCCGCCGGGCGATCTGTACGTGGAAGTGCGCGTGCGCGAGCACGAGATCTTCCAGCGCGACGGCGACGACCTGCATTGCGAGGTGCCGATCCGGATCTCGCAGGCCGCGCTCGGCGACACCATCCGGGTGCCGACGCTCGGCGGCGAAGTGGAACTGCGCATTCCGGGCGAAACCCAGAGCGGCAAGCTGTTCCGTCTGCGCGACAAGGGCGTCAAGTCGGTGCGCAGCCGCAAGCCGGGCGATCTGTACTGTCGCGCCGTGGTCGAGACGCCGGTCAACCTGACCCCCGAGCAGCGCGAGCTGCTGGAGAAGTTCGAGGCTACGTTCGTGGGTGAGGGGGCGCGAAAGCACTCGCCACGGTCCTCCACCTTTCTGGACGGGGTCAAAGGATTCTGGGACCGCATGACGTCCTGA